The following proteins come from a genomic window of Sorghum bicolor cultivar BTx623 chromosome 3, Sorghum_bicolor_NCBIv3, whole genome shotgun sequence:
- the LOC110433706 gene encoding uncharacterized protein LOC110433706, which translates to MGLDHTVVQPEAGKDERTKQDKAKALHYLRHHLHPDLKCEYMTEKDPLVLWQSLKDRFSQQLTIVLPRAQQDWINLRFQDFKSVVAYNYALHRILTKLRLCGQKITDADMIEKTLSTFHPGNIVLQQQYRNSRYTKYSELSEVLSVAEQQNEVLMNNHSARPTGSIAVPKAHANVAESSRNRKRGHGRGKWKGKKGTMFKVKGKGKPKGRFDPKKERGDHSGEEQGDCYRCGAKGHWSRNCRTPKHLVDLYQQSKNKNKGHHESHFLTEPEARPEKRDDRVVDASGDVRMDESEDNLLDDFDIFGDLQ; encoded by the coding sequence ATGGGCCTCGATCATACCGTTGTCCAGCCTGAAGCTGGCAAGGATGAGCGCACAAAGCAAGATAAGGCAAAAGCATTGCATTACCTGCGACACCACCTTCATCCTGActtgaagtgcgagtacatgacGGAGAAGGACCCGCTAGTCTTGTGGCAGTCCCTGAAGGACCGCTTCAGCCAGCAGCTGACCATTGTGCTCCCCAGAGCACAACAAGACTGGATCAACCTACGCTTCCAAGACTTCAAGTCTGTGGTAGCGTATAACTACGCATTGCACAGGATTCTGACCAAACTGCGTCTATGTGGCCAGAAGATCACTGACGCTGATATGATCGAGAAGACCTTGTCCACCTTCCACCCCGGCAACATTGTACTTCAACAACAGTATAGAAACTCAAGGTACACCAAGTACTCTGAGTTGAGTGAAGTACTATCTGTTGCCGAGCAACAGAATGAAGTTCTCATGAACAATCATTCTGCCCGGCCTACTGGTTCCATAGCTGTGCCTAAAGCACATGCCAATGTTGCTGAGAGTTCTCGCAACCGCAAAAGGGGCCATGGAAGGGGAAAATGGAAGGGGAAGAAGGGTACCATGTTCAAGGTCAAGGGAAAGGGAAAGCCCAAGGGTAGGTTCGACCCCAAGAAGGAAAGAGGTGACCATAGTGGGGAAGAGCAAGGCGATTGCTATAGATGCGGAGCAAAGGGGCATTGGTCCCGTAATTGCCGCACCCCCAAACACCTCGTTGACCTTTACCAGCAGAGCAAAAACAAGAATAAAGGTCATCATGAGTCCCACTTCCTCACTGAGCCTGAAGCTCGGCCTGAGAAGCGCGACGACAGGGTCGTCGATGCAAGTGGAGACGTCCGAATGGACGAGAGTGAGGACAACCTTCTTGatgactttgatatatttggagACCTGCAGTGA